In Paraburkholderia sprentiae WSM5005, a genomic segment contains:
- a CDS encoding NAD(P)H-dependent oxidoreductase, producing MNVLIIYAHPEPKSLNGSLKDFTVRHLERAGHTVQLSDLYAMNWKASLDANDSSERHNGERFFPSLESKHAFENGLQSEDIAREQDKLTWADAVILQFPLWWFSMPAIMKGWVERVYAYGLAYGVGEHSDARWGERYGEGRFAGKRAMLVVTTGGWESHYSARGINGPIDDVLFPIQHGVLYYPGFDVLPPFVVYRASRVDEAKYAELSDALGRRLDALWTTPPIAFRPQNGGAYAIPALTLRDDLAPGRVGFAAHVDDEGVETATEADEATEA from the coding sequence ATGAACGTGCTTATCATCTATGCGCATCCCGAACCGAAATCGTTGAACGGTTCGCTGAAGGACTTCACGGTCCGGCATCTGGAACGCGCCGGCCACACGGTCCAGCTGTCCGATCTGTACGCGATGAATTGGAAAGCGTCACTCGATGCAAACGATAGCAGCGAGCGTCACAACGGCGAGCGTTTCTTTCCATCGCTCGAATCGAAGCATGCGTTCGAAAACGGCTTGCAGAGCGAAGACATCGCGCGAGAACAGGACAAGCTGACGTGGGCCGATGCGGTGATCCTGCAGTTTCCGCTGTGGTGGTTCTCGATGCCGGCAATCATGAAGGGCTGGGTGGAGCGCGTCTATGCCTACGGTCTCGCGTATGGCGTCGGCGAGCATTCCGATGCGCGCTGGGGCGAGCGTTATGGCGAGGGCCGTTTCGCGGGCAAGCGCGCGATGCTGGTCGTCACGACGGGCGGCTGGGAGTCGCACTACAGCGCACGCGGCATCAACGGTCCGATCGACGACGTGCTGTTCCCCATTCAGCACGGCGTGCTGTATTACCCTGGCTTCGATGTATTGCCGCCGTTCGTCGTCTATCGCGCGAGCCGCGTCGACGAGGCGAAGTACGCCGAGCTCAGCGATGCGCTCGGGCGGCGGCTCGACGCTCTGTGGACGACGCCGCCGATCGCGTTCCGGCCGCAGAATGGCGGCGCGTATGCGATTCCCGCGCTCACATTGCGGGACGACCTCGCGCCGGGGCGGGTGGGATTTGCCGCACACGTCGACGATGAGGGCGTAGAGACAGCAACGGAAGCGGACGAAGCGACTGAAGCCTGA
- a CDS encoding aldo/keto reductase family oxidoreductase codes for MPNFSSIDTFALAGRPVRRMGYGAMQLAGPGVFGPPKDRDAALAVLREAIASGVDHIDTSDFYGPHVTNQLIREALYPYPRDLTIVTKVGAVRDSAGAWLPAQEPADLERAVHDNLRNLGLDALDVVNLRVMGNVHEPSEGSIEKQVTALAELQQRGLVRHVGLSNVTAAQIAEAQRITKIVCVQNHYNLVHRHDDALIDALAKQGIAYVPFFPLGGFTPIQSSELSELAKTLGATPMQIALAWLLHRAPNILLIPGTSSVGHLRENLQAAQLKLSDEVLDRLDAIGAEKG; via the coding sequence ATGCCGAATTTCAGCTCCATCGACACCTTCGCGCTAGCCGGCCGCCCGGTGCGGCGCATGGGCTATGGCGCGATGCAACTGGCCGGCCCCGGCGTGTTCGGGCCGCCGAAAGACCGCGATGCGGCGCTCGCGGTGCTGCGCGAAGCGATCGCGTCGGGCGTCGACCACATCGATACCAGCGATTTTTACGGGCCGCACGTGACCAATCAGCTGATCCGCGAAGCGCTGTACCCGTATCCGCGCGATCTGACGATCGTCACCAAGGTGGGCGCGGTGCGCGACAGCGCCGGCGCGTGGCTGCCGGCGCAGGAGCCCGCCGATCTCGAGCGCGCGGTGCACGACAATCTGCGCAACCTCGGTCTGGACGCGCTCGATGTGGTCAACCTGCGCGTGATGGGCAACGTGCACGAGCCGAGCGAGGGCTCGATCGAAAAGCAGGTCACGGCGCTCGCCGAGCTGCAGCAGCGCGGGCTCGTGCGTCATGTCGGTCTGAGCAACGTGACGGCCGCGCAGATTGCCGAGGCGCAGCGCATCACGAAGATCGTGTGTGTGCAGAACCACTACAACCTGGTGCATCGCCACGACGACGCATTGATCGATGCGCTCGCGAAGCAGGGCATTGCCTACGTGCCGTTTTTCCCGTTGGGTGGCTTCACGCCGATTCAATCGTCGGAACTGTCGGAGCTTGCGAAGACGCTCGGTGCGACGCCGATGCAGATCGCGCTCGCGTGGCTCTTGCATCGCGCACCGAACATTCTGCTGATTCCGGGCACGTCTTCGGTTGGCCATCTGCGCGAAAACCTGCAGGCGGCGCAGTTGAAGCTGAGCGACGAGGTGCTCGACCGACTGGATGCGATCGGCGCTGAAAAGGGCTGA
- a CDS encoding LysR family transcriptional regulator codes for MSGIAVVNLRRLDLNLLVTLDVLLEEHNVTRAAERLSLSQPSVSVHLAKLRDVFGDPLLLPGPRGMRPTAKAQALREPLREALDALQRAVAPTKPFDPAAATQTWRIAATDYAESTIILPMLAGLRAVAPGTRLAIVEAAPPRLARQAELGDIDIGFHTSEGAPEGLRRRVLFAERYVLVGRAGHPKLKRRPSLAQFCKLEHVIVSPDGGGFVGVTDETLAKVGLARKVVLSVPHFLFMQSVLASTDLVGMLPARLVRGSHALRMVEPPVEVPGYEMAMLWHERVHRDPGHQWLREFIAASI; via the coding sequence ATGTCAGGTATTGCGGTGGTTAATCTCAGAAGGCTCGATCTCAACCTCCTGGTCACGCTCGACGTGCTGCTCGAAGAGCACAACGTGACCCGTGCCGCCGAACGGCTGAGCTTGTCTCAGCCGTCGGTCAGTGTTCATCTGGCGAAACTGCGCGACGTGTTCGGCGATCCGCTGCTGTTGCCTGGACCGCGCGGCATGCGGCCCACCGCGAAAGCGCAGGCGTTGCGCGAGCCGTTACGCGAAGCGCTCGACGCGCTGCAACGCGCGGTCGCGCCCACCAAGCCGTTCGATCCAGCCGCGGCGACGCAAACCTGGCGCATTGCCGCAACGGACTACGCGGAGTCGACGATCATCCTGCCGATGCTCGCCGGTCTACGCGCGGTGGCCCCCGGCACGCGTCTCGCGATCGTCGAGGCGGCGCCGCCGCGGCTCGCGCGCCAGGCTGAGTTGGGCGACATCGATATCGGCTTTCATACGAGCGAAGGCGCGCCCGAAGGCTTGCGCCGCCGCGTGCTGTTTGCCGAGCGCTATGTGCTGGTCGGCCGCGCGGGTCATCCGAAGCTGAAGCGCCGGCCCTCCCTGGCGCAGTTCTGCAAGCTCGAACACGTGATCGTGTCGCCCGACGGCGGCGGTTTTGTCGGCGTCACCGACGAGACGCTCGCGAAGGTGGGGCTTGCGCGCAAGGTCGTGCTGTCAGTGCCGCACTTCCTGTTCATGCAATCGGTGCTCGCCAGCACGGATCTCGTGGGAATGCTGCCCGCACGCCTCGTGCGCGGCTCGCACGCGCTGCGGATGGTCGAGCCACCTGTCGAGGTGCCGGGCTATGAGATGGCGATGCTATGGCACGAGCGGGTGCATCGCGATCCCGGACATCAATGGTTGCGGGAGTTCATTGCGGCATCGATTTGA